One genomic segment of Pelagerythrobacter marensis includes these proteins:
- a CDS encoding competence/damage-inducible protein A has translation MSATDRIYTAGLVVIGDEILSGRTHDRNIAQVASWLQVQGIRLAEVRVVPDVIDRIVEAVNALRTANDYLFTTGGIGPTHDDITVDAIAAALGVPVVIHPQARAILERYYADKGGLTEGRLRMARVPEGAELIPNRMSGAPGIAIANIRMMAGVPHIAAQMLDSLTGTLEGGAPLLSETVGGYIPESEVAVLLREVEQAHENCQIGSYPFFREGRVGANFVIRSTDADALQSCMHTLCEGLGELGFDFTPGGI, from the coding sequence ATGAGCGCAACCGATCGCATCTACACCGCCGGCCTCGTCGTGATCGGCGACGAGATCCTTTCCGGTCGCACCCACGACCGCAACATCGCACAAGTCGCCTCGTGGCTGCAGGTCCAGGGCATCAGGCTGGCGGAAGTGCGCGTGGTGCCCGACGTGATCGACCGGATCGTCGAGGCGGTCAATGCGCTGCGGACGGCTAACGACTATCTCTTCACCACTGGCGGAATCGGCCCGACGCACGACGACATCACCGTCGATGCGATTGCCGCCGCGCTGGGCGTGCCGGTGGTAATCCATCCGCAGGCGCGCGCGATCCTCGAACGCTATTACGCCGACAAGGGCGGGCTGACCGAAGGGCGCCTGCGCATGGCCCGCGTGCCCGAAGGGGCGGAGCTGATCCCCAACCGCATGTCGGGCGCGCCGGGCATTGCAATCGCCAATATTCGCATGATGGCAGGCGTGCCGCACATCGCCGCGCAGATGCTCGATTCGCTGACCGGCACGCTGGAAGGCGGCGCCCCGCTGCTCAGTGAAACGGTCGGCGGCTATATCCCGGAAAGCGAAGTCGCCGTGCTGCTGCGCGAAGTCGAACAGGCGCACGAAAACTGCCAGATCGGCAGCTATCCCTTCTTCCGCGAAGGACGGGTCGGGGCGAATTTCGTGATCCGTTCGACCGATGCCGATGCGCTGCAAAGCTGCATGCACACATTGTGCGAAGGGCTGGGCGAACTGGGGTTCGATTTTACCCCGGGCGGCATCTAA
- a CDS encoding polysaccharide deacetylase family protein → MTAVYITIDTEYAASLAARGRAENFARSIACETPAGPVGLFYKMQLMDRYGLKGVFFVDPMPALLWGREAIADVVGPIVEAGHDVQLHCHTEWLALAGAANPFGGRTGQNIADFAFDDQCAILDWARETLIAAGAPAPVAFRAGNYGASDDTLRALAAIGLQYDTSHTPGIADGACRISLSRKDRRPMRHCGVVEVPVGCIRAFGGGLRHAQVTAISAREMLAAIRHARDHGLSGFTLVSHSFELLCRARERINRVVRHRFERLCHGIAAMDGVESGTYVSHPPRPSVVRTARPILPTDRLRTGLRLAEQIVSNGLYGAR, encoded by the coding sequence ATGACGGCGGTCTATATCACCATCGACACCGAATATGCGGCCAGCCTGGCCGCGCGCGGACGTGCGGAAAACTTCGCGCGCTCGATCGCGTGCGAAACGCCCGCCGGGCCGGTCGGCCTGTTCTACAAGATGCAACTGATGGATCGCTATGGGTTGAAGGGCGTGTTCTTCGTCGATCCCATGCCCGCGCTGCTGTGGGGGCGGGAAGCGATCGCGGATGTCGTCGGCCCGATTGTCGAAGCCGGGCACGATGTCCAGTTGCACTGCCATACCGAATGGCTTGCCCTGGCCGGGGCCGCCAATCCCTTCGGCGGCCGAACCGGACAGAACATCGCCGACTTCGCGTTCGACGATCAATGCGCGATCCTGGACTGGGCGCGCGAAACGCTGATCGCGGCGGGCGCACCGGCACCGGTCGCCTTCCGCGCCGGCAATTACGGCGCCAGCGACGACACCCTGCGGGCGCTGGCAGCGATCGGGCTGCAGTACGACACCAGCCACACACCGGGCATCGCCGACGGCGCCTGCCGCATTTCGCTGAGCCGCAAGGATCGCAGGCCGATGCGGCACTGCGGGGTGGTCGAAGTGCCCGTTGGCTGCATTCGCGCGTTCGGCGGCGGTCTGCGCCATGCGCAAGTGACGGCGATTTCCGCGCGCGAGATGCTTGCCGCGATCCGGCACGCGCGCGACCACGGATTGTCGGGCTTCACCCTCGTTTCGCACAGCTTCGAACTGCTGTGCCGCGCGCGGGAGAGGATCAATCGGGTGGTCCGCCACCGGTTCGAACGCCTTTGCCACGGGATTGCGGCGATGGACGGGGTGGAGAGCGGCACTTACGTCAGCCACCCGCCCCGCCCCTCCGTCGTGCGCACGGCGCGCCCGATCCTGCCGACCGACCGCCTGCGAACCGGGCTGCGCCTGGCGGAGCAGATCGTGTCCAACGGCCTGTACGGCGCGCGATAA
- a CDS encoding GNAT family N-acetyltransferase, protein MLRDTPVRFVVGSRQLFAVPRRLLAVSHSLDRLVAGQPAPLPDLPPDADGYRVLSAPAGAIGPMLESRPDLVPGGLQHYRRHYIAMDGGFDQYMAGFSGKTRSTLRRKQRKFAQADGGQLDIREYRGTAGLDAFLEAALPLSRRTYQGKYLDAGLPEGAEELNALRAAASEDRLRCFMLYLAGEPASYLCLPVEGRTLVYAWLGYDPETAHLSAGTVLQLAALERLFAEERFDFFDFTEGEGPHKALFGTASVEAASVLLLRRRAANRALLGALRMFDDSVAAGKRLAQRSGAVASARRLLKA, encoded by the coding sequence ATGCTGCGCGACACGCCCGTCCGCTTCGTCGTCGGATCGCGTCAACTGTTCGCGGTGCCCCGCCGCCTGCTGGCGGTGAGCCACTCGCTCGATCGCCTCGTCGCCGGGCAGCCGGCTCCGCTGCCGGACCTGCCGCCCGATGCCGATGGCTATCGGGTTCTCTCCGCCCCGGCGGGCGCTATCGGCCCGATGCTCGAAAGCCGGCCCGATCTGGTCCCCGGCGGGCTTCAGCATTATCGCCGCCATTACATCGCGATGGACGGCGGCTTCGACCAGTACATGGCCGGCTTTTCAGGCAAGACCCGTTCCACCCTGCGGCGCAAGCAGCGCAAGTTTGCGCAAGCGGACGGCGGGCAGCTCGACATTCGCGAATATCGCGGCACGGCGGGCCTCGATGCGTTTCTGGAAGCCGCCCTGCCGCTGTCGCGCCGGACCTACCAGGGCAAGTATCTGGACGCCGGATTGCCCGAAGGGGCGGAGGAACTGAACGCCCTGCGCGCGGCGGCGAGCGAGGACCGCCTGCGGTGCTTCATGCTCTATCTGGCTGGCGAGCCGGCAAGCTATCTGTGCCTGCCGGTCGAAGGGCGGACGCTGGTCTATGCCTGGCTGGGATACGATCCCGAAACCGCCCATCTATCGGCCGGAACGGTCCTGCAACTGGCCGCGCTGGAGCGCCTTTTTGCGGAAGAGCGGTTCGATTTCTTCGATTTCACCGAGGGCGAAGGCCCGCACAAGGCGCTGTTCGGCACGGCCAGCGTAGAGGCCGCCAGCGTCCTGCTCCTGCGGCGGCGCGCAGCCAACCGCGCCCTGCTGGGGGCGCTGCGCATGTTCGACGATTCGGTCGCCGCCGGCAAACGCCTCGCCCAGCGTAGCGGCGCGGTCGCCAGCGCGCGGCGCCTGCTCAAGGCCTAG
- the rplA gene encoding 50S ribosomal protein L1 yields MTKLTKKQKTIAELDTEKLYGVDEALTTLRQFASKKFDETVEVAMNLGVDPRHADQMVRGMVSLPSGTGKDVKVAVFARGDNAEKATAAGADKVGAEDLMEDMQNGNLDYDRVIATPDMMGVVGRLGKLLGPKGLMPNPKLGTVTPNVEQAVKDAKGGQVEFRVEKQGIIHSGIGKLSFKDEDLKTNFKALTEAIVKAKPSGAKGKYVRKVSLTSTMGPGLKLDLSEIEGA; encoded by the coding sequence ATGACCAAGCTGACCAAGAAGCAGAAGACGATCGCCGAACTCGATACGGAAAAGCTCTATGGCGTTGACGAGGCCCTGACCACGCTGCGCCAGTTCGCGAGCAAGAAGTTCGACGAAACGGTCGAAGTCGCGATGAACCTGGGTGTCGATCCGCGCCACGCCGACCAGATGGTCCGCGGCATGGTTTCGCTGCCTTCGGGCACGGGCAAGGACGTCAAGGTCGCGGTTTTCGCGCGCGGCGACAATGCCGAGAAGGCGACCGCCGCCGGGGCCGACAAGGTCGGTGCCGAAGACCTGATGGAAGACATGCAGAACGGCAACCTCGATTATGACCGCGTGATCGCCACGCCGGACATGATGGGCGTCGTCGGCCGGCTCGGCAAGCTGCTCGGCCCCAAGGGCCTGATGCCGAACCCGAAGCTGGGCACCGTCACCCCGAACGTGGAACAGGCCGTGAAGGACGCCAAGGGCGGCCAGGTCGAATTCCGCGTGGAGAAGCAGGGCATCATCCATTCGGGCATCGGCAAGCTGTCGTTCAAGGACGAAGATCTGAAGACGAACTTCAAGGCGCTGACCGAAGCGATCGTGAAGGCCAAGCCGAGCGGCGCCAAGGGCAAGTACGTGCGCAAGGTCTCGCTGACCAGCACGATGGGCCCGGGCCTCAAGCTCGACCTGAGCGAGATCGAAGGCGCCTGA
- the rplK gene encoding 50S ribosomal protein L11, with translation MAKKIDGYIKLQVPAGVANPSPPIGPALGQRGVNIMEFCKAFNAATQDLEKSMPIPTIITVYADRSFSFVTKTPPASFLIKRAAKLKSGSKEPGKVSAGTIKRSQLAEIAETKMKDLNANDIDQATKIIEGSARSMGLEVVEG, from the coding sequence GTGGCCAAGAAAATCGACGGCTATATCAAGCTGCAGGTGCCGGCTGGCGTTGCCAACCCCAGCCCGCCGATCGGCCCCGCGCTGGGCCAGCGCGGCGTCAACATCATGGAATTCTGCAAGGCGTTCAACGCCGCGACGCAGGATCTCGAAAAGTCCATGCCGATCCCGACCATCATCACGGTCTATGCGGATCGCTCGTTCAGCTTCGTCACCAAGACCCCGCCCGCCAGCTTCCTGATCAAGCGCGCGGCCAAGCTCAAGTCGGGTTCGAAGGAACCGGGCAAGGTTTCGGCCGGGACGATCAAGCGCTCGCAGCTCGCCGAGATTGCCGAGACGAAGATGAAGGACCTGAACGCGAACGACATCGATCAGGCGACCAAGATCATCGAAGGCTCCGCGCGTTCGATGGGCCTCGAAGTGGTGGAGGGCTGA
- the nusG gene encoding transcription termination/antitermination protein NusG, with amino-acid sequence MARWYIIHAYSGFENKVRDAIIAEAERLGLSEAVEEVEVPTETVTELKRGKKVQVERKFMPGYVLAKLKMTDDVYHLVKNTPKVTGFLGSNNKPQPISEKEAARYFGGVEEAKSAPKKDISVDYEIGDQVKVLDGPFASFNGVVEELDFDKQKVKVSVSIFGRATPVELDFEQVELVK; translated from the coding sequence ATGGCTCGCTGGTACATCATTCACGCCTATTCCGGGTTCGAGAACAAGGTGCGCGACGCGATCATCGCCGAAGCCGAACGGCTCGGCCTGTCGGAAGCTGTCGAAGAGGTGGAAGTTCCGACCGAAACCGTGACCGAGCTGAAGCGGGGCAAGAAAGTCCAGGTCGAACGCAAGTTCATGCCCGGCTACGTCCTCGCCAAGCTGAAGATGACCGACGATGTCTATCACCTTGTGAAGAACACGCCGAAGGTGACCGGATTCCTCGGCTCGAACAACAAGCCGCAGCCGATTTCGGAGAAAGAGGCCGCGCGCTATTTCGGCGGGGTCGAGGAAGCGAAATCCGCGCCCAAGAAGGACATCAGCGTCGATTACGAGATCGGCGACCAGGTCAAGGTGCTCGACGGTCCTTTCGCCAGCTTCAACGGCGTGGTGGAAGAGCTGGATTTCGACAAGCAGAAGGTCAAGGTCAGCGTTTCGATCTTCGGCCGTGCGACCCCGGTGGAACTCGATTTCGAGCAGGTCGAACTGGTCAAGTGA
- the secE gene encoding preprotein translocase subunit SecE codes for MAKTNPGEFIRQVRSEGSKVVWPTREETVRTAIFVGIMVVILSLFFLGIDSAFGAVVRWLLTLA; via the coding sequence ATGGCCAAGACGAACCCCGGAGAATTCATCCGTCAGGTCCGCAGCGAAGGCAGCAAGGTCGTATGGCCGACGCGCGAGGAGACCGTTCGCACGGCGATTTTCGTCGGCATCATGGTCGTAATCCTCTCGCTGTTCTTCCTGGGGATCGATTCGGCTTTCGGCGCTGTCGTGCGCTGGCTGCTTACGCTGGCCTGA
- a CDS encoding alanine/glycine:cation symporter family protein, which translates to MATGQALTLGERLVQPVTNISDFIWGGTWNGEQLIPIPPLAVILLGIGLWIMIGLRFYPIVKLGAAIRGLFAGRKSAGKGEISPFAALSTALSGQVGTGNLAGVATAIALGGPGAVFWMWITALFGMALAFAEGSLAIRYRETTSDGVSRGGPMSYIMLGLGPKWTWLAIVFCLGTLFSALVTGNSIQANEVASGLNELFGFERWLGGLIVAVAVFIVIIGGIKSIGNVAEKVVPFMAATYLVMAVTALILNFGDLPETFSRIFAGAFNFQSASGGFAGAAIILAIRAGVARGLFSNEAGQGSTPIAHAVAQTDDPEQQGRMAMLGTFIDTIVICTMTALVILTVQGDFTYQGQPVDHVWQSDLGTTAMSGFVTTSGAFAAAFPFEIASIPLGTLVASTALILFVFTTLLTWSYYGERAITFIYDRFPGSTRGGEKALHIGWRVIWCIAIFIGATQPSQLVWRLGDISNATMVLPNLLALMLLSGVVFKLARGERNAGRDFKQETPEEPEEY; encoded by the coding sequence ATGGCGACTGGCCAGGCACTCACGCTGGGCGAACGACTGGTGCAACCGGTCACCAATATCTCGGATTTCATCTGGGGGGGCACCTGGAACGGCGAACAGCTGATTCCCATCCCGCCACTGGCGGTGATCCTGCTGGGCATTGGCCTGTGGATCATGATCGGCCTGCGGTTCTATCCGATCGTAAAGCTCGGCGCGGCGATCCGCGGCCTGTTTGCCGGCCGGAAGAGCGCCGGAAAGGGCGAGATCAGCCCCTTCGCCGCCCTCTCCACCGCACTTTCGGGCCAGGTCGGCACCGGCAATCTCGCCGGGGTGGCGACGGCCATCGCTCTCGGCGGCCCCGGCGCAGTGTTCTGGATGTGGATCACCGCACTGTTCGGCATGGCGTTGGCCTTTGCCGAAGGAAGCCTGGCGATCCGCTATCGCGAAACCACGTCCGACGGCGTCTCGCGCGGTGGACCGATGAGCTACATCATGCTCGGCCTCGGCCCCAAGTGGACCTGGCTCGCCATCGTCTTCTGCCTCGGCACGCTGTTTTCCGCACTGGTGACGGGCAATTCGATCCAGGCCAATGAAGTCGCCAGCGGGCTCAACGAACTGTTCGGGTTCGAACGCTGGCTGGGCGGCCTGATCGTCGCGGTCGCGGTGTTCATCGTGATCATCGGCGGGATCAAGTCGATCGGGAACGTGGCGGAAAAGGTCGTGCCGTTCATGGCCGCCACCTATCTCGTAATGGCGGTCACCGCGCTGATCCTGAACTTCGGCGATCTGCCCGAAACGTTCAGCCGCATCTTTGCCGGCGCGTTCAACTTCCAGAGCGCCAGTGGCGGCTTTGCGGGCGCGGCGATCATCCTGGCGATCCGCGCCGGGGTGGCGCGCGGGCTGTTCTCGAACGAGGCGGGCCAGGGCTCGACCCCGATCGCCCACGCCGTGGCGCAGACCGACGATCCCGAACAGCAGGGCCGCATGGCCATGCTGGGCACATTTATCGACACGATCGTCATCTGCACGATGACCGCGCTGGTTATCCTGACGGTACAGGGCGACTTCACCTATCAGGGCCAGCCGGTCGATCACGTCTGGCAATCGGACCTGGGCACCACGGCCATGTCGGGCTTCGTCACGACGTCGGGCGCATTTGCCGCGGCCTTCCCGTTTGAAATCGCCTCGATCCCGCTGGGCACGCTGGTTGCCAGCACGGCGCTGATCCTGTTCGTCTTCACCACGCTGCTGACATGGTCGTATTACGGTGAGCGCGCGATCACCTTCATCTACGACCGGTTCCCGGGTTCGACCCGCGGCGGGGAAAAGGCGCTGCACATCGGCTGGCGGGTGATCTGGTGCATCGCCATCTTCATCGGCGCGACCCAGCCTTCACAGCTCGTCTGGCGGCTGGGCGACATCTCGAACGCGACGATGGTGCTTCCCAACCTGCTCGCGCTGATGCTCCTGTCGGGCGTGGTATTCAAGCTGGCCCGGGGGGAACGCAACGCCGGGCGGGACTTCAAGCAGGAAACGCCAGAAGAACCCGAAGAGTACTGA
- a CDS encoding SRPBCC family protein: MSQNSKIGAGLGGVVLTAGAIAFGAFLSNRHQNRGYDDAANHTKRQPEGSNAQVGRSVTIRKPRAELFAFWSDFSNLPQFMENVEAIEAGADGASTWRIKAPPGQTVAVKTEIASKKQDELIAWRSVEDSEIETSGEVRFEDAPGERGTRVSLVMAYDPPAGALGRAVAKLFLREPQVQARHDLKRFKMLMETGEIATSARTRDETRAAKQENG, encoded by the coding sequence ATGTCTCAAAATTCCAAAATCGGCGCCGGATTGGGCGGCGTCGTTCTTACCGCTGGAGCGATCGCGTTCGGAGCGTTCCTGTCCAACAGGCACCAGAATCGCGGATATGACGATGCCGCCAACCATACCAAACGCCAGCCTGAAGGCAGTAACGCGCAGGTCGGCCGATCGGTAACGATCCGCAAGCCGCGTGCCGAACTGTTCGCCTTCTGGTCGGACTTTTCCAACCTGCCGCAATTCATGGAGAATGTGGAAGCGATCGAAGCCGGCGCAGACGGGGCATCGACCTGGCGGATCAAGGCCCCCCCGGGCCAGACGGTCGCGGTGAAAACCGAAATCGCCAGCAAGAAGCAGGACGAGTTGATCGCCTGGCGCTCGGTCGAGGATTCCGAGATCGAAACCAGCGGCGAGGTTCGCTTCGAGGATGCACCGGGCGAGCGCGGAACCAGGGTCAGCCTGGTGATGGCCTACGACCCGCCCGCAGGCGCGCTCGGCCGAGCGGTGGCGAAGCTGTTCCTGCGCGAGCCGCAGGTCCAGGCCCGGCACGATCTGAAGCGTTTCAAAATGCTCATGGAAACCGGGGAAATAGCGACATCGGCGCGAACGCGGGACGAAACCCGTGCAGCCAAGCAGGAGAACGGATGA
- a CDS encoding zinc-dependent alcohol dehydrogenase produces the protein MRALTWHGTNDVRVDTVSDPEIINPRDAIIKITSTAICGSDLHLYDGVIPGVAPGDVLGHEFMGEVVETGSASDLEKGQRVVVPFTISCGGCFHCKQQQYSACDNSNPAEKQDMSATLYGQPMAALFGYSHLTGGYSGGQAEYARVPFSDVGPIVVPDHLEDDKVLFLSDILPTGWMAAENADIQPDDTVAVWGCGPVGLFAIQSAIVMGASKVIAIDRYPNRLELAKQLGAEIIDFRETDVREALMEMSGGIGVDAVIDAVGMESHGFAIDNMFDVVKQKVGMGADRASALKQAILAVRFGGKVSIPGVYGGMTDKWPLGAMMEKGLQIRGGQTHVQKYTKQLLEKIEDGTLDTTFLISHRLPLEQAAEGYKNFKEQQNEWTKVILKPGMEN, from the coding sequence ATGCGAGCACTTACCTGGCATGGAACCAACGACGTTCGCGTGGACACGGTCAGCGATCCGGAAATCATCAATCCCCGCGATGCGATCATCAAGATCACCAGCACGGCCATCTGCGGGTCCGACCTTCACCTATACGATGGCGTCATTCCCGGCGTGGCGCCGGGCGATGTGCTGGGCCATGAATTCATGGGCGAAGTCGTCGAGACGGGGTCTGCGAGCGATCTGGAGAAAGGGCAGCGCGTCGTCGTGCCCTTCACGATCAGCTGCGGCGGCTGTTTCCATTGCAAGCAGCAGCAATATTCGGCCTGCGACAATTCCAACCCGGCTGAAAAGCAGGATATGTCGGCGACGCTCTACGGCCAGCCGATGGCCGCGCTGTTCGGCTATTCGCACCTGACCGGCGGCTACTCGGGCGGACAGGCCGAATACGCCCGCGTGCCCTTTTCCGATGTCGGCCCGATCGTCGTTCCCGACCATCTGGAGGACGATAAGGTGCTGTTCCTTTCGGACATCCTCCCGACCGGCTGGATGGCGGCGGAAAATGCCGACATCCAGCCCGATGATACGGTTGCGGTGTGGGGCTGCGGCCCGGTCGGATTGTTCGCGATCCAGTCGGCCATCGTGATGGGCGCATCCAAGGTGATCGCGATCGACCGCTATCCGAACCGCCTGGAGCTGGCGAAGCAGCTGGGCGCGGAGATCATCGACTTCCGCGAGACCGATGTGCGCGAGGCCCTGATGGAAATGTCCGGCGGGATCGGCGTGGATGCAGTGATCGACGCGGTCGGCATGGAATCGCACGGCTTCGCGATCGACAACATGTTCGACGTCGTGAAGCAGAAGGTCGGCATGGGCGCCGACCGCGCGAGCGCGCTGAAGCAGGCGATTCTCGCGGTCCGGTTCGGCGGCAAGGTCTCGATCCCCGGCGTTTATGGCGGGATGACCGACAAGTGGCCGCTCGGGGCGATGATGGAGAAGGGCCTGCAGATCCGCGGCGGCCAGACCCATGTGCAGAAATATACCAAGCAGCTGCTCGAGAAGATCGAGGATGGCACGCTCGATACCACATTCCTGATCAGCCACCGGCTGCCGCTCGAACAGGCAGCCGAGGGCTACAAGAACTTCAAGGAGCAGCAGAATGAATGGACCAAGGTCATTCTGAAGCCCGGGATGGAGAACTGA
- a CDS encoding SDR family NAD(P)-dependent oxidoreductase — MAGKIDKLSGLCVITGASSGIGLEFTKLAARDGCDLILAADRDLGAAEAAARQCGAAGVETVEADLATRDGLQALVTALGDRTPDVLLANAGHGLGEAFLDQEWKDIAHVIHTNVTGTTWLLHHVGQKMRAKNAGRILVTGSIAGHIPGAFQLVYNSTKSYIDYFCFGLRNELKDTDVVVSCLMPGPTDTQFFDRAGLENTDVGKSDSKDDPAMVAEAGYKALLEGDAHTVSGFMNKIQDMFAGVIPDTVLAQMHRRMAEPDDR, encoded by the coding sequence ATGGCCGGGAAAATCGACAAGCTGTCCGGGCTATGCGTGATCACCGGTGCTTCGAGCGGCATCGGGCTTGAGTTCACGAAGCTGGCGGCCCGCGATGGCTGCGACCTGATCCTCGCCGCCGACCGCGATCTTGGCGCGGCCGAAGCCGCCGCGCGGCAGTGCGGTGCCGCTGGCGTCGAGACGGTCGAAGCCGATCTCGCCACCCGCGACGGCCTCCAGGCCCTCGTGACGGCGCTCGGCGACCGTACGCCCGATGTCCTGCTCGCCAATGCCGGCCACGGGCTGGGCGAAGCGTTCCTCGATCAGGAGTGGAAGGACATCGCCCATGTGATCCACACCAATGTCACCGGCACGACCTGGCTGCTGCACCATGTCGGGCAGAAGATGCGCGCGAAAAACGCCGGCCGCATCCTCGTGACCGGTTCGATCGCGGGGCACATCCCGGGCGCTTTCCAGCTCGTTTACAACAGCACCAAGAGCTACATCGATTACTTCTGCTTCGGGCTGCGCAACGAGCTCAAGGATACCGACGTGGTCGTCTCGTGCCTGATGCCGGGGCCGACGGATACCCAGTTCTTCGACCGCGCCGGGCTCGAGAACACCGATGTCGGCAAATCGGACAGCAAAGATGATCCCGCCATGGTCGCCGAGGCGGGCTACAAGGCCCTTCTCGAAGGCGACGCGCACACGGTCAGCGGCTTCATGAACAAGATCCAGGATATGTTCGCCGGCGTGATCCCCGACACGGTGCTTGCCCAGATGCATCGCCGCATGGCCGAACCCGATGATCGCTGA
- a CDS encoding cation transporter: protein MAKARKLEWWTLLGMGSVVVVMYFAMGSSQAMKTAFLEDMLGLVPAATFLISASLERRKPTEFYPHGFVRVNSLAFLTSAVVLCAMGLWLLYDGLTGLMKQEHPTIGPVTLFGQTFWMGWLMIAALAYSVVIPVVLGRLKTPVAKQLRDKVLHTDADMQKADWHTGVAGIAGIVGVGLGFWWADSAAAAAISVSILYDGIKNVRTAGAELLDGAPRALASAKLSPEAERLCRRLAERWPGADIRLRESGRYILADVRGVHPPPQLPSLDELMADDPAWRLAQLSFTPPGCARGLVED from the coding sequence ATGGCGAAAGCCAGGAAACTCGAATGGTGGACGCTGCTGGGCATGGGATCTGTCGTCGTGGTGATGTATTTCGCCATGGGTTCCAGCCAGGCGATGAAGACCGCCTTCCTCGAAGACATGCTGGGGCTGGTGCCCGCCGCTACTTTCCTGATTTCCGCCAGTCTCGAGCGCCGTAAGCCCACCGAGTTCTATCCGCATGGCTTTGTGAGGGTGAACAGCCTTGCCTTCCTGACGAGCGCGGTAGTGCTCTGTGCGATGGGCCTGTGGCTGCTTTACGATGGTCTTACGGGTCTGATGAAACAGGAACACCCGACGATCGGGCCGGTGACCCTGTTCGGCCAGACCTTCTGGATGGGCTGGCTGATGATCGCGGCGCTTGCCTATTCGGTTGTGATCCCGGTTGTCCTGGGCCGTCTCAAAACGCCCGTCGCGAAGCAGCTGCGCGACAAAGTTCTCCATACCGATGCCGACATGCAGAAGGCCGACTGGCACACCGGCGTTGCGGGCATAGCCGGAATCGTCGGCGTGGGGCTGGGCTTCTGGTGGGCGGACTCGGCCGCCGCAGCCGCGATTTCGGTTTCGATCCTCTACGATGGTATCAAGAATGTTCGGACAGCTGGCGCGGAACTGCTCGACGGTGCGCCTCGTGCGCTCGCGAGTGCGAAGCTTTCGCCCGAAGCGGAGCGACTGTGCCGGCGTCTTGCCGAACGCTGGCCCGGCGCCGATATCCGCTTGCGCGAATCCGGTCGCTACATCCTCGCCGATGTGCGCGGGGTGCACCCGCCGCCGCAGCTGCCGAGCCTCGACGAGCTCATGGCGGACGATCCGGCCTGGCGCCTGGCCCAGTTAAGCTTCACCCCGCCCGGTTGCGCGAGAGGCCTTGTCGAAGACTAG